The Pseudomonadota bacterium DNA segment GATTGTGTTGTGAAGGCTCGGGCTCACGCGGACCCCCTTGAGCGCCGGCACGCGCTTGGACACGTTCGCGGTCAGGATCCGGTGCTTTTGCCATAGATGCTCGACGATCGCAGCCGGCGGCAGTTCCCGTATCTGCAGCGTCGCAATGGCGCAGCTCATCCGAGGGTCCAGCGAAGTGTGCAGGCGCACTCCCGAAAGAGCGCGTAAACGCTTGGCCCAATAGTGCGTCAGGTAGCGCAAGCGCTCTTCCTTTCGCTTGGCACCGATCCCGTTATGGAAGGCGATCGCCTCACCGATAGCGAGCGGAGTCGCAGGTGCGGTGCCGATGGCCTCGAACTTGCGCACGTTGTCGATCAGGTCGGGCGATGCAGGCAGGAGCGGCCAGGTCTTTTCGATCTTGTTCCTGCGCACGAACAGCATGCCCGTACCCTTGGGCGCCATGAGCCACTTGTGCAGACTGGTGCCAAAGTAATCGCAGCCGAGGTCGGCCTGCTTGTAATCCAGCTGTCCGAACGACTGCGCGCCGTCTACGATGACCTCGATACCGCGGGCATGAGCGAGCTCACAAATGCGCTTGACTGGAAACAGCTGACCCGTGAGGTTGACGGGGTGAGACACCAGGATCAACTTGGTCCTGTCCGTCAGGCCTCGCTCGAAAAGCCGGACCAGGGCCCCTGGGGAACGGGGCGGAACCGGCACATCGACCTTCTTGACCCGGATTCCGTCGCGGCGGCGACGTTGCTCCAGCGCGTTCAGCATGGCCCAGTACTCGTGCGTCGTCGTGAGCACCTCGTCGCCGCGCGCCAGCGGCACGCCGAGCAGCACTATCTGCAGCGACTCGGTGGCATTGCGCGTGATCGCGATCTCCTCGGCGCCGCATCCGAACAGCCTCGCCAGCTTTGCTCGAACCACCTCCATGCGCGGCCCTCGCGTCGTGAACGCTGTATGCGGCGGCACCTTCTCCTGCTCCCAGATGTGGTCCACCACCGCGTTGGTGACGATGCGCGGACAGGGACAGACGCCCGCGTTGTTCAGGTTGATCACGCTCCGGCTCACGCTGAACGCCTGGCGTATTTCCCTCCAGTAGGTCTCGTCCCGCGCCAGACGCCTGGCATCCGCTCCCCTGACCCTCTCGTTTGCCTTGGCGACCCGCGCGCGGCTGGCTACCCCCAGCAGCACACCCGCCGCCGCTTGCTCGATGAATTCGCGACGTCGCAGCGCTGCTCCATGCATGTCCTCGATGCCTCGCACTGGACGCCTCGCAACGTTCGGTGGCCGCTGCCTTTGGCTGAGCAAGGCTGCCGGTGGTAGCGGCGAGCCCCTTACAGCGACTCGAGGTAGGCTACCAGATCGTCGAGCTGCGCGGGCGAGAGCCGCGAGGTGCGACCGTGCTTATCGCCACCGCCGCAGGCCTTATCGAAGCGCTGCTTCAGGC contains these protein-coding regions:
- a CDS encoding aminotransferase class V-fold PLP-dependent enzyme gives rise to the protein MHGAALRRREFIEQAAAGVLLGVASRARVAKANERVRGADARRLARDETYWREIRQAFSVSRSVINLNNAGVCPCPRIVTNAVVDHIWEQEKVPPHTAFTTRGPRMEVVRAKLARLFGCGAEEIAITRNATESLQIVLLGVPLARGDEVLTTTHEYWAMLNALEQRRRRDGIRVKKVDVPVPPRSPGALVRLFERGLTDRTKLILVSHPVNLTGQLFPVKRICELAHARGIEVIVDGAQSFGQLDYKQADLGCDYFGTSLHKWLMAPKGTGMLFVRRNKIEKTWPLLPASPDLIDNVRKFEAIGTAPATPLAIGEAIAFHNGIGAKRKEERLRYLTHYWAKRLRALSGVRLHTSLDPRMSCAIATLQIRELPPAAIVEHLWQKHRILTANVSKRVPALKGVRVSPSLHNTIEELDHFCNVMEGIARRGLPAAG